GTAGCGGTGCGAATTGTATTTTCCAAATACTTATTCTGCTGCTGAGCTGAAATCATAAGATTGTCCTTCTTTCTCTAACGTTTTGGGAAAACTATTTCAAAGAAGTAAGGGCAGACGACTGAGACTGCAGCGTACTAAGTGCAGATTCCATTCGGGAATATTTCAAATATAACCTGTCCTCGTAGTCATTCATTTTATCTTCCTGATCATCGATTTGCGTCTCTAGGTTGCTTAATTGTTTCCCCAGCGTACTGTCGCTCTTTAAAGTCGAAGCGGAGAATGCTGATGTACCTGCACGAGTTGACAGATCTTTCATCGTGTTGTACAAATCATCGTACATTCTGGTCGCAAATCCGTTATCCGTCACGTTCGTGGAGGTAGAGCTTGCCTTCTGACTGAAAATATCTGCGACAGAGTCCGGATTGGCCTCAATAGCCGCCTTCAGTTTATCCTCATCTACGTAGAGCTTACCCTTCTCCGTATAATCCCCGGCCGTAATACCGATAGAGGCCAATGTATTATATTTACTGCCCGTTCCGACAATTGAACTCGCGGCGTTTCTCATCTTGTTGACCGCACTTGTCAAGATCGAGTCATTGCGGAGCAAGCCACTCATCGCCTTCTCATTCCACTGGTTGATTTGCGTTTCGTTCATCGCTTCTTGCTGATCCGATGTCAGTGGCTTGTAATCACGATAACGAGTTTCATCTACTTTGTCTTCTAAAGTTTTTAACACATCATTATACTGCGTAACGAAATCTTTGATCGCGCTCACGATACTATCCGAATCCGGAGTAACCGTGATCGTCGAAGCTTGATAATACTGTGGATCCGTTGAACCTGCTTGAGTGGAATCCGTAAGTTCACTCACTTTATTGAGCGTGACGTTTATCCCATTTTCGGTAAATGTGTTGCTTGTTCTGGTAGTTTTAATACCATTAATCTCCACTATAGCATTTTGGCCTTTTGAATATTGTGTGTTCGTTGCTGTGTCGGTACTAGTATCAGTCTGAAGAATATTTTTGAAAAAGTCCTTGGAATCGTTGGTTATTTCAACCTTCGATGTATCCCCTGCATCTTTAGAAGTGAACGACATATTTCCTGTTCCGGAGTCGTAATACGCCGTTACATTAGTTTGCTTGTTAATTCTGCTTATCACATCAGAGAGTGAATCTTTTGCCGTGTCGACCGTAATGGAAGTCCCGTTCACGCTAAACGTGTAGGTGCTTTGCATGCTAGATCCGCCCTGCAGTTTAGCTTGTTGACTAGTAAGCGTTGATTTAGTGTCGAGTGTACTCCCTGACTTCACAATGGAGTTGCTGCTCTTCAATGCGGCCCCCGTGGCTAATTGCATTGCCTTTATTGTCATACTTCCTGTAGCGGCTCCTCCGTTCGTTGTAACCTTTACCGCATCAGTATCACCTGTGACCTCGGCTTTGCGAGCACGAAGCACAGTGTCCGTTTTAAACGTAGTGAGCTTATTGTTCCTGAAATCCAGGATTTTCGCATTCATTTCCTTGTAAGCATCGCGCTGCCAAGTCACGGTCTGCTTCGTTTGATTCAACGTATCCAGCTTAGTTTGCAGCGGCTGCATTTCTGATTTAACTAACGAATCCGTATCTAATCCGGATACAGCTCCTGTAATTCGAGTTGTCATTTCTTCACTCCTCTCTCCTTAAAATCATCTATCTACGTTCATCGATAATGATCCCGGCATTTTTCATTAATTTAGCGATCATATCGAGCGTCTTTTCGGAAGGGATTTCTCGAATAACTTCACCTGTTTCTTTATTCATGACCTTCACCATAATTTCTTTTGTTTCCTTGTGGACAGACATTTCAAGTGATACCGATGCACCTTGAATTGCTTTAATTGCACGATCTAATTCTTTCTTTTTTTGCTCATCACTAAGTGCCGAATCGCCTGCATTATTTGCGCTTATCTTGACCTGAGCATCTCCGGAAACGCCGTTAGTATTGGCAACATCGTAATCCGCCGAAGAGTTGTTGTCTGCTTGAAAAGCAACCCGCTCCACCCCTGTATTCCATGAGCTGCCTGTTATCTTACTTGTGTTCACGGTAACCCCTCCATCACCTTCTGTTCATATATATCTATATCGGCTAAGAGGGGCTTAATTTTTATAAATATTTTCGACATTTCACAAAATATTATTTTCGGTAACGACGGATTACCTTCTTTACTGCATCTATTACATCCTGGAAATCCTTCGCCGACATTCTCGGAAATATCGGCAAGGTCAATACCTCTCCGTACCACTTCTCCGCCCGTGGACAGAGGCCTGTCGTGTACCCAAGCTGCTGATAATAGGGATGCAGATAAACAGGTATATAATGTACGTGTACACCAATGTTCTCGGCTCTTAGCGCCTCAAACAATTGCCGGCGTGTTGCCGTAAGAAGCTCTATGTTGAATCGCAGCATGTACAAGTGCCAAGATGACTGCGTATTAGGTAATTGATAGGGTGTATCGACTTCCTCCATATCCTTGAATCCAGCATCATAAGCCTCAGCTATCGACCTTCTTTTTTCCAGAAACATAGGAAGCTTCTCGAGTTGTGAAATTCCGAGTGCCGCTTGCAGGTCGGTTATGCGATAGTTGTACCCCAGTTCCTG
This genomic window from Paenibacillus hexagrammi contains:
- the fliD gene encoding flagellar filament capping protein FliD, with the protein product MTTRITGAVSGLDTDSLVKSEMQPLQTKLDTLNQTKQTVTWQRDAYKEMNAKILDFRNNKLTTFKTDTVLRARKAEVTGDTDAVKVTTNGGAATGSMTIKAMQLATGAALKSSNSIVKSGSTLDTKSTLTSQQAKLQGGSSMQSTYTFSVNGTSITVDTAKDSLSDVISRINKQTNVTAYYDSGTGNMSFTSKDAGDTSKVEITNDSKDFFKNILQTDTSTDTATNTQYSKGQNAIVEINGIKTTRTSNTFTENGINVTLNKVSELTDSTQAGSTDPQYYQASTITVTPDSDSIVSAIKDFVTQYNDVLKTLEDKVDETRYRDYKPLTSDQQEAMNETQINQWNEKAMSGLLRNDSILTSAVNKMRNAASSIVGTGSKYNTLASIGITAGDYTEKGKLYVDEDKLKAAIEANPDSVADIFSQKASSTSTNVTDNGFATRMYDDLYNTMKDLSTRAGTSAFSASTLKSDSTLGKQLSNLETQIDDQEDKMNDYEDRLYLKYSRMESALSTLQSQSSALTSLK
- a CDS encoding flagellar protein FlaG — its product is MNTSKITGSSWNTGVERVAFQADNNSSADYDVANTNGVSGDAQVKISANNAGDSALSDEQKKKELDRAIKAIQGASVSLEMSVHKETKEIMVKVMNKETGEVIREIPSEKTLDMIAKLMKNAGIIIDERR